A single genomic interval of Chloroflexota bacterium harbors:
- a CDS encoding Gfo/Idh/MocA family oxidoreductase, giving the protein MAAAPTKTIRMGMVGIGVGGAEILPAMASTPGIELYAGADINPVTRERFQAKYPDAKVYDSIEALCADPDVDAVWVSTPNRFHAPHTIYALEHGKHVVVEKPMALSIQEAEAMNEAAAKNNRILTAGHTDSYGFHIRAMRRVMNSGRLGKLSSLHAIAFTDWILRPRSAEEQDPAQGAGVVWRQTPHQVDSMRLIGGGMVRSVRGTTKADAAYRPFSAFYSAYLEFEDGTPAYIFHDGRGYFFTGELLNGVQNSRYTWEQRRELRRAMSEGVRDDEADKQALRIGGENAGNQFAERNGARAPRFMGNPDAGIVLVSAERGAMRASPHGIYVYDDDGQHDVDLSINSKGEGTRQGELVEFRKAIVEGKPPFHDGRWGMATLEVALAIMESAKERKEIRLSHQVPVPDSYDLDLIVPYLENE; this is encoded by the coding sequence GTGGCTGCGGCTCCAACGAAGACAATTCGCATGGGCATGGTGGGCATCGGCGTCGGGGGCGCGGAAATCTTGCCGGCAATGGCGTCGACGCCGGGGATCGAGCTGTACGCAGGCGCCGACATCAACCCCGTGACGCGCGAACGGTTCCAGGCGAAATACCCAGACGCGAAGGTGTACGACAGCATCGAAGCCCTATGCGCAGATCCCGACGTCGACGCCGTCTGGGTTTCGACCCCGAACCGCTTCCACGCTCCCCACACGATTTATGCGCTGGAACACGGGAAGCACGTGGTCGTCGAGAAGCCGATGGCCCTGAGCATTCAGGAGGCCGAGGCGATGAACGAGGCGGCTGCCAAGAATAACCGCATCCTCACCGCCGGGCACACGGATTCGTACGGATTCCACATTCGCGCGATGCGGCGGGTCATGAACTCGGGAAGGCTCGGGAAACTCAGTAGTCTCCACGCCATCGCCTTCACCGACTGGATCCTGCGGCCACGATCGGCCGAGGAGCAGGACCCGGCCCAGGGAGCGGGCGTCGTCTGGCGACAGACGCCCCACCAGGTGGACAGCATGCGCTTGATCGGCGGCGGGATGGTCCGCAGTGTGCGCGGTACGACCAAGGCGGACGCTGCGTATCGTCCGTTCAGCGCGTTCTATTCCGCGTATCTGGAATTCGAAGATGGCACACCGGCGTACATCTTCCACGATGGCCGGGGCTACTTCTTCACGGGCGAGTTGCTCAACGGCGTGCAAAACTCGCGGTATACCTGGGAACAGCGTCGGGAGTTGCGGCGCGCGATGTCCGAAGGCGTCCGCGACGATGAGGCGGACAAGCAGGCCCTCCGCATCGGCGGCGAGAACGCGGGGAATCAGTTCGCCGAGCGCAACGGCGCCCGGGCTCCGAGGTTTATGGGAAATCCCGACGCGGGAATCGTGCTAGTGAGCGCCGAGCGCGGCGCGATGCGGGCAAGCCCCCATGGCATCTACGTGTACGACGATGATGGCCAGCACGACGTGGACCTGTCGATCAATAGCAAAGGCGAGGGGACGCGCCAGGGAGAGCTGGTCGAGTTTCGCAAGGCGATCGTGGAGGGCAAGCCGCCATTCCACGACGGGCGGTGGGGCATGGCGACCCTCGAGGTTGCCCTCGCCATTATGGAATCCGCGAAAGAACGGAAGGAAATCCGGCTGTCACACCAGGTGCCGGTTCCCGATAGCTACGACCTGGACCTCATCGTCCCCTATCTCGAAAACGAGTAG
- a CDS encoding DoxX family protein: protein MTYVLWIIQIILAIVYLFTGTVKLITPIPELQQQLAFPGSFIRFLGVAEVLGAVGLILPGLVRILPWLTPLAAAGLLIIMVGATVVTAATMGLFLAIIPLVFGVLDAFVAYGRWQLAPQRQRSRWMEAA, encoded by the coding sequence ATGACGTACGTTCTCTGGATCATCCAGATTATTCTCGCGATCGTCTACCTGTTTACGGGAACGGTCAAGCTCATCACACCGATCCCCGAGCTACAACAGCAGCTCGCGTTTCCCGGTTCCTTCATCCGATTCCTCGGCGTCGCCGAGGTCCTGGGCGCTGTCGGACTCATTCTTCCCGGCCTCGTCCGCATCCTCCCGTGGTTGACCCCACTCGCGGCCGCGGGACTCCTCATCATCATGGTCGGCGCCACCGTCGTGACCGCGGCGACGATGGGATTGTTCCTGGCGATCATTCCTCTGGTCTTCGGGGTGCTGGACGCATTCGTCGCCTACGGACGCTGGCAGCTCGCGCCGCAGCGCCAGCGGTCGCGCTGGATGGAGGCCGCGTAG